A genomic stretch from Methylorubrum extorquens includes:
- a CDS encoding exported protein of unknown function (Evidence 5 : Unknown function), protein MLRRRLVVLLLIAFAGPFVSPAPASAGPAQSYLFGETRFRNACRPPLKYAAGACVRRCPAGFESFRGYCRQRNMMR, encoded by the coding sequence ATGCTGCGCCGCCGCCTCGTCGTCCTTCTGCTGATCGCCTTTGCCGGTCCCTTCGTCAGCCCGGCACCGGCCTCGGCCGGCCCGGCGCAGTCCTACCTGTTCGGCGAGACGCGCTTCCGCAACGCCTGCCGTCCGCCGCTGAAATACGCGGCCGGGGCCTGCGTCCGCCGCTGCCCGGCCGGCTTTGAGAGCTTCCGCGGCTATTGTCGGCAGCGCAACATGATGCGCTGA